Proteins from a single region of Vairimorpha necatrix chromosome 6, complete sequence:
- a CDS encoding putative SP-containing protein translates to MFFGLIIVLKCSNFRDLKTTEKRCKLKLNIIPVIDNQSSIEKYVYNNADVIKRYNVFLKTHYSDILKFLLFNEKLSNLLKSDNEYKNDNIIINLKNNVKQLRKILFNESDRWFNSTDFKDVKRYLNNIDDLKIKKKEDLKSNMFIYKYLSKYQNYAYELYRLCDNTKHLCAQMCKKSKYKTHFEAIIYLSNFVKRVKPKTVTLDDLEKYIDILIFLENEYFYNSALENM, encoded by the coding sequence ATGTTTTTTGGCTTAATAATAGTTTTGAAATGTAGTAATTTCCGCGATCTTAAAACGACAGAAAAAAGATGTAAacttaaattaaatataataccTGTCATAGACAACCAATCGtcaattgaaaaatatgtttataatAATGCTGATGTCATTAAAAGATACAACGTATTTCTAAAAACACATTATTCCGatatattgaaatttttactattcAATGAAAAGCTATcaaatttgttaaaaagtgataatgaatataaaaatgataatattattattaatttaaaaaacaatgtgAAACAATTGAGGAAGATATTGTTTAACGAATCAGATAGATGGTTCAATTCTACTGATTTTAAAGATGTGAAGAGATATTTAAACAACATTGACGATttgaaaatcaaaaaaaaagaagaccTGAAGTCaaatatgtttatatacaaatatttgtctaaatatcaaaattacGCTTATGAATTGTATCGACTGTGTGATAACACAAAACATTTGTGTGCCCAAATgtgtaaaaaatctaaatataaaacacaTTTTGAGgcaataatttatttatctaattttgtaaaacgCGTTAAACCAAAAACTGTAACTTTAGATGATTTGGAAAAATATATCGATATCTTAATCTTTTTGGAAAacgaatatttttataattccGCATTAGAGAATATGTGA